A window of the Mus musculus strain C57BL/6J chromosome 18, GRCm38.p6 C57BL/6J genome harbors these coding sequences:
- the Syt4 gene encoding synaptotagmin-4 isoform X1, whose translation MDEQSMTSDPYIKMTILPEKKHRVKTRVLRKTLDPVFDETFTFYGIPYPHIQELSLHFTVLSFDRFSRDDVIGEVLIPLSGIELSDGKMLMTREIIKRNAKKSSGRGELLVSLCYQSTTNTLTVVVLKARHLPKSDVSGLSDPYVKVNLYHAKKRISKKKTHVKKCTPNAVFNELFVFDIPCESLEEISVEFLVLDSERGSRNEVIGRLVLGATAEGSGGGHWKEICDFPRRQIAKWHMLCDG comes from the exons ATGGACGAGCAATCCATGACCTCTGACCCGTACATCAAAATGACAATCTTACCAGAGAAGAAGCACAGAGTGAAGACCAGAGTGCTCAGGAAGACGCTGGACCCTGTTTTTGATGAAACCTTCACATTCTATGGAATCCCTTATCCCCACATCCAAGAGCTCTCCTTGCACTTTACAGTTCTGAGTTTTGACAGGTTTTCTAGAGATGATGTCATTGGAGAAGTCCTGATTCCTCTTTCAGGGATTGAATTATCAGATGGAAAAATGTTAATGACTAGAGAGATCATCAAGAGAAATGCTAAG AAGTCTTCTGGCCGGGGTGAACTTCTGGTCTCTCTCTGTTATCAGTCCACTACAAACACGCTCACTGTGGTGGTCTTAAAAGCGCGGCACCTACCGAAATCTGATGTGTCTGGACTTTCAG ATCCCTACGTCAAAGTGAACCTGTACCATGCCAAGAAGAGAATCTCTAAAAAGAAGACTCACGTTAAGAAATGCACTCCCAACGCAGTGTTCAATGAACTGTTTGTCTTTGATATTCCTTGTGAGAGTCTTGAAGAAATCAGTGTTGAATTCTTGGTTTTGGATTCTGAAAGGGGATCCCGAAATGAGGTGATTGGACGGTTGGTCCTGGGTGCCACAGCAGAAGGAAGCGGTGGGGGGCACTGGAAGGAGATCTGTGACTTCCCCAGGAGACAAATTGCTAAGTGGCACATGCTCTGTGATGGTTAG